gtactgaaaatttggtgcatctacctcaaaaaacagcccccccccagagccacagatacccgtggatcaattctccatgattttctatgggaataaatctccatggggaataatagagttcccagcaatttccctccccccccccgctttctgatgatcctgaagctgggggagggtctccaaaccgggagatcccctgcccccacctggggattggcagccctactttacCCTGATCTTTTCCTGGAAGCCTATTTTGAGTCAGCTTTTTCATGTGAGTAAggtttctgttggttttctttgtcccatTCACCGCCAGTCCATTTTTTTTTGATGAATGGACTGTTATCATTGTTAAACCACTTCCTCTCCTCCCCTGAAAACAAGTGggttccttttaattttttttaaaggcactaaAAAATCAGTATAGTGTTGTAATGATAATTTAAGCAGGTTCTTTGAATTCCTggcttgcactttttaaaaggcaCGTATTTAACCTCTTCCCTCATAGAGATATAAGGAAAAAAGGCATATCTCCATTAGGAAGGGGGATAGAAACTTActtacttcttttttaaaaaatgaaagctgggaattcagagaaccggCTTAAACTACCGTTACTACACTATATCAATGTTTTagtgctgttttttttaatgcagtaaTTATATCACTATATCAGTaggcatgcacacaaaataaaaaggggggatgACAACAGCACCCCCCCTTGTAAATCCTCATTACTTAATGTAGgtgtggaagaaaataaattCACTCTAAAATtgtgaaaatgcagaggaagGGCAGACACATGGAAAAACCATGCTCGGACGGATTCCAATGCCTGTGGATTGATtaccaagaaaatcaggagtaagtcaAGCATGCAGAAAAGCAGAAAAGTAATGATAGGCCAGACTAGACATGCCAGTTGCCCATTTCAGATGGGAACTCTCCCAGTTGCTGGGCCCTCTGAACCACCTTTGCTTCTGGGGCtctgcaaaactctatggcatatggccctcgaggtcacttggtgtagccctcagggattgctgggctgaactgagccatgtggcagccgcactgtacagcagcctccccagagtaggcttcccaaatcccccgctttgcctggtgacccccgatttgaagccttcttctcccgctagccaaaactctggaaagcaggggggaatggcggcccttcccacccagccccgatctcagcaacttttccttgccctgcccttcccacccagccccgatcgcagcagcctttcttcagttttcccaggctgtttctagtcccaatcagctggctggcgggagagggggggagagagggagccccacctgcaaaggaccatgtgcctttgcacctccagaggcttgacttgaaaggcttccatttaggatggtgtgtcggtgtgtgtttctgtgaagaagctggcagcaaatggtgagttgagaggctgatccgctgcttcagactggccagaaagagggggggggggagggaaacgtcttcattatttcctatgtgatcgattctcatagggtataatggggaattgttctggaggtttcgggggctctgggggagctgttttttgaggtagaggcaccaaattttcaatatagtatctagtgcctcttcccaaagtaccccccaagtttcaaaacgattggaccagggggtccaattctatgagccccaaaagaaggtgcccctatccattatttcctatggaaggaagacatttaaaaaggtgtgctgtccctttaaatgtgatggccagaactctcttggagttcaattatgcttgtcacacccttgttcctggctccatccccagatatttcttgaattggacttggcaaccctaccccagagccaagcagggatcacagggccaaGATGTACTGAGTGGCAGCCTCCCTGCGGCCTGGCTGGCcggtcagaattgctgcagggcctggaaaagttactgtcacagttcagtttgcactcgattatcccagatggtgtggcctaatatgctaatattagggggtgtggtctaatatgctactgagtttctgctgggctttttctacaaaaaagccctggacctatgcatttgcctagggcggcgggcagtgtgtgcgtgcgcaccagattaggctctccccacatgaaaaacaattatttttactacttttgctggcctgaatcattctcctttggcagagcactgttttttaagttgataattttttatggcccgcgaatgatgttataaatatcccatacagcccttggcagaaaaacggttccccacctctgctctatggtataccatagagtttccagagtGTAAACTGATGTGCTGACATCATGTCTCTGTTTCCATCTGGATGTGATGTCAACATGTGATGCTCCTTCAGGTCAAGGTGAGGTTTGTCCAATGCCCATCCCTGTATTGGACAACCTGCAGGGCCTCagactgaggagggcagggagctgcaccactttattttattttttttattttattactttaaatttctatcccgccctctccgcaagcggactcactTTGCTCTTCCACCTTCTTCCTACTGAAAGGGCCAGATAAAAATCTGataggaaaaaaacaacaatagcTGCAATATATGTTGGGTAAACAGTCTGCTTTCTGACTCTGACATGTGTATGCATTGGTTTAGTCTCATGAGATGGAGTCCCTGCTCATTTCTGTTTGTTAGCTAGAACTGTAGACTGCATAAGCACCCTTGTCTTAAAAGCAGTTGTTCCCATCCTtatcctcaaaaaggatattatagcaatggaaaaagtgcagaaaagggcaactagaatgattacaggtttggaacactttccctatgaagaaaggttaaaacgcttggggctctttagcttggagaaacgtcgactgcggggtgacatgatagaggtttacaagattatgcatgggatggagaaggtagggaaagaagtacttttctccctttctcacaatacaagaactcatgggcattcaatgaaattgctgagctgtcgggttagaacggataaaaggaggtacttcttcacccaaagggtgattaacatgtggaattcactgccacaggaggtggtggcggctacaagcatagccagcttcaagaggggattggataaaaatatggagcagaggtctatcagtggctattagccatagtgtgtgtgtgtgtgtgtgtgtgtgtatatatatatatatatatatatatatatatatatatatatatatatatatatatattggccactgtgtgacacagagtgttggactggataggccattggcctgatccaatatggcttctcttatgttcttatacctccTTTCTAATTAAATGAACCCTGCTTGGCTGGGGAAGGAGTGGCATAtaagttgaataaataaataaatggatgttGAATTGAACACACTGGTCTCTGCTGTGTGAACCTAAGAGTAGGAACCTGAACGAGTCCCCGATTCCAGATTGGCAAGCAAAAGGGAGGTTCCTAATCTTTGTGAGTCTGTGGGTATTCTTGAAATTTTGATGAAAGGTGGTGGGtggcaccacaaaatggctgctacaggatgGAAGGCAACCACAACATGTCTGTTACAGAAGGCAGAGCCAACTACGATgccagggagtgaggttatgcataataCTAATACGAAATTTCAAGCAGAGGCTCCGTTTAAAATGAACAcacttaaaatattttttgcatacacacagcttaccttcagttaagcaatgaagatccttgtgcagtggtggaagctgctgccaaagcaacatcttaaaaaaaaatctgtaaagcCAGttagatctccaatggccaatcagaatcctTCCTTGGCAAAAGTCCCCTCTGGCCCTGCCTGCTTTCTAAAAACCAGAAaagatgttgggggggggcaccatggtGTCCACATGTGCCATTTGGGAGAAACCACTGCAATATAGTTTAAGAAATCAGTCTTCTAGTTCAGGGGTCCTCAaattttttaaatagggggccagttcactgtccctcagactgttggagggccggactgttgtggtggctgccgttactgtacaaggccgcgggccgtcagttctccgtcttctgcatctctctcccttccccacaccacacaccccggcctgggaactcacctcacctcggtatcgcctcacactctgtctccgccgcctcagcccagtgccggaagtgtgcattgctaatgcgagtttaggtcgaacgtcacttccggtctgattttgccataacccggcgggccgcagaaatgtcctcagcgggccgcatctggcccgcgggccgtagtttgaggacccctgttctagtttATTCCACAGAATATAGGTATATTCTAGTTGGACTCGTGGAAAGAACAGATTCTGAATTACAAGCATATTTTGAGGGGCAGATACAACTGATGGATAATCTATTAACTCTGAAGTAAGTGGGGGAGATTTGGTCTCAGCTGTCTAGATGAAAAGAGAACTAGACAACCGGGGCCATGGTGACGAAACAGATTTTCCTGAAAACTCTCCCACTGCCCCAATGTGCAAAAAAACTCTgaaatctgttttaaaaaaatatattcctCCAGCTCTGAAGACATGATTCTTTGCATGCTTATCTGATTACTCCAAATAATCAGGCTAGTCCTAAGAAAGTATGTGTGCATGACAGCCAAACAGGATGCACATTCACTTGGAGACGTGTCTCACTGTATTCACTGgagcttactcccaagtaagtgtgTACAGATTTGAGACTTTTTCACAAGAGCAAGGGAGAGAGAAATTATGTCATGAAGGTTGCGGAAGAAAGTGCAAAGAGAGTAGTTAGCAACAGAGAAATATCCAGGCTCAGTAACTTCCTAAAGGTTCAAAATTACTCtaaccttttttcttcttccttgagACTATAAGCAACACAACAGCCGCGCCTGTGAGCAGGAGAAACAGTGGGATGGTGCAATATATCAAGATGTAGACTTCTTGTTCCTTAGACCTAAAGAAAGAAATGTCGCCTGTTTCTATATATTCTCCTTCTGTGAGAATATGCTCATATTACATTCTCACATTACAGACACAAAGGGAATGTCCAGATAGCACAGTGGTGGTGGTTATGGCCAGTTTAGCAGTAAAGCAGaattgtactagggttgccaatccccaggtgggggcaggggatcccctggtttggagacccaccccctgcttcagggtcatcagaaagcggggggaggggagggaaatgtctgctgggaactctcttattccctatagagatttattcccatcgaaaataatggagaattgatctgcgggtatctggggctctgagggggctgtgttttgaggtagaggcaccaaattttcagtacagcatctagtgcctctccccaaactatcccccaagtttcaaaacgattggaccacggggtccaattctatgagccccaaaagaaggtgcccctatccatcattatttcctatggaaggaaggcattgaaaaggtgtgcccgtccctttaaatgtgatggccagaactcccttggagttcaattatgcttgtcatagccttgatcttggctccaccccaatgtctcctggctccacccccaaagtctcctggctccacccccaaagcccccaaatatttcttaaattggacttggcaaccctcgatTGTACTCTGACCACATCAAATGGAAACAAAATTTAGAGTCCTCTAGAATTCAATATTTACTAGTAAAACTGATTCTAAACAGGAAAGCACAGTCTGTGATCAATACGTATGATGCAAACTCATCCATATAATGAGATTTAATTTGAATGATTATTTCTAGTAGACAGATATGGTCTTTCTTTCCCTGCTCCTTGATGATTTATTGGACACCAATGAAAAGGAAAGGCAAGAAATCAGTGGAGGCAACAGAATAAATGTAGCATTGTTTTATGAAATGCCTTTCCTGACTGCTTTATTGAGTGTTTGCATTTATTCAGTGTTGCCCCATAATGAACAAAAACCTGCCATTCACATATGGCCTCCAGTCTCACTAAAAGTGGGCTATGTTCAACCATTTGTAGTTATGTTTCTGACCATTCCACTAGTAAGCCATGGCTATGGCATTTATTTCACAATatgccttttaaaaagttttccaatATATGCATGATTTCCCCACAAAGCACCCAGATGAACATAGGCAATACGTTGTATGAACAATCAGAGAAGGAAAATAAATATGTCAAGAATGGAATGATTAATGCAATAGTTGGCAAGAGTGCAGAATGCCACTCTTGGTATCCTTTTTAAGAACTTCTGAAAATCAAGCTCATTCACAAAGGATTGTGATGCTGTATGAACAAATGAATTCTGGGAATAAAACAACAGATTGTATGAAAAGGTATTAGTGCAAAAGATCCATATGTAGGCAGAGAGTTAGATAAGGGAACCATATGAAATCATGCAGGAAGCTGAGAGACATTGCTAATCATTTTTTTCCATCAAGAACTGGTCACATTTATATGAAATTAAAAATTGAGAGGGTAAGGGGGGGGCTTTCAGAAACAATAGATTTTACTAGACAGACCTATGTCTATATTCCCCTGCTACATTGTTAATATGATCTGTGCTAGCAAACCATAACCTCTATTCTGCAAAACATGAGTGTAAACTGGTGGGATTCAGACTTTGCAAATGAGGAAGTGGTAAACTTCATACCCAAGCCGGTTTCTCTTTGATTAGCTCAGGACATGGCAACACCATGAAGACAGAAGAGTTGCAGCAGCAATTCCCCTACCCTTGGAGTTTGTTAAGGTGGAACATCTATTATCACAACATGACTGTAAAATCCATAAATTAAGCACAtacattaaaagcattttcaTAGTGGAAGCTGCTCCCTGTTCAATTTGACATCTCAGAAGTGGGAAATGTTAATTGCAAAGATATTACTCAGATATTGGTGTATAGGCATTGGAAGGGGTGAGGGGACATTAATAACCCCACAATTACTGATCCTAGAGAGACAGGTGTCAATATGGTAACAGAAAGGGACTCAATACTCACTCTTCTGAAGCAGGGATGTCAGTAGAAGTGAGCACCTCTTCCGTTGTTGCTGTTTGTTTTGGATCTGAAGTGCAAATTAGAGAACTATTGGGAGAGTATTGACAACTACTGTGAGTTGCAGACCCTTCAATTCAacatttttagaagaagatgaagaagaagatattggatttatatcccgccctccactccgaagagtctcagagcagctcacaatctcctttaccttcctcccccacaacagacaccctgtgaggtgggtagggctggagagggctctcacagcagctgccctttcaaggacaacctctgccagggctatggctgacccaaggccatgctagcaggtgcaagtggaggagtggggaatcaaacccggttctcccagataagagggcgcacacttcaccactacaccaaactggctctctataattTGGAATTTAATCAGTCTTGGGACATTCTACACAGAAAGTTACTACTTTGcaattcaacacccctgcattTCTATCATAACAGCAAGGAGAAAAGTAGATGTTTTTACCTGGGCAAACAGTCACTTGAATGTAGTGCCTGTCATCGAATAGTCTTCTCTCGATGCCACATTGGTAGGTATCAGAATCTTCACATTTCAGCTTGTCCATGGTTATTTCAAAGTACTGTCCTTCCTTATTGTCTCTGATGGAGACTCTGTCATTCGCTACTAAACCCTCAGATGATGTCTTAATCAAGGAACTTGAACAAAGTGTGAGAACTGAGCCTTTACACCAGAATTTAGTGTTCTGTTTAAAGGGTTTCTCATAATGACATCGTACGGAGAGTGATTCTCCTTCATGACACATCACTTCTTTTGGACCTGTCAATGCCCAGTAGCCTGCAGAAAGCAAAAAGAGTTGAAGACACTGAACATCTATATTTATGCAGAATAACCATTCACTAAAATGTCTCCTGCCATGAAATCAGAAGGACCTTCTCCCATGTGGTCCTGTTACATTATCAGATCCTACCAGGAATGCTATGGCCTCTGAAGCCTGGCTAGTGGATATAAGGAGCAGGTCTTTTTTGGTGGTGGCATCTAGACTCTAGAGCTCTGTATGTAGAGAATCAGCACATATCAATATTGGTATTTAAAAGACTGGTTCAGACATTCTTTACTTCAAAGGGTTTTGGAATTCTATGCATGTCCTATATTTATGGTTGTACAAATCTTTATTGTCATTTGACATTTCATCAACAGTCCATTCACACTTGCTTTTAGTGGTTGTGACCATATTTTGGAGCATTCTGCTGGACAGGATATGTATTCCAAGCCCAGTGCTGGTTGTTACTGAAATCCTATTTCCAacagacatctctctctctctctctctctctctctctctctctctctccatgaaGTCTACTGAGTCTGAAGCTTCTAAGGGCCATGCAAGGATGCCTGCATTCCaaggcttcaactctggtcacTTCAGAAATACACTTTGGCTTCCTGGGACTTCCTCTGGGTCTCTACCCCAAAGGGCATAGTAATGCTGCACCTCTTACTCCCAGAAGTTCTCCTTCCACCCTGTGGATCCAACTTCTGACATCAAATTTCAGGTACAAAATTGCACCTCTGGGCCTTTCCTTTCTTACTCCATGGCTGGTCAGACCATAGAGCAGGGCTTGGGTCAATGGACCTTCTATTTAGCAGTGGATAGTTGGAAGGTCCCAGGCAATAATCCTTTAAATGAAATAAAGCTTTCTTAGAGCACGTGTGCATCTTAAGCTAACCTTATTCAcacttcccactcacccaaggtTGGACAGACCTGATGTCTGCAGGGTACTCAAGCAAGAGAGCTCCCCAGAGGATAAAAAACAGAACTCTGTACTGGCTCATCTTTGCACACTCTTTTGTAGAACTGATGATGTCACTGCATCActggtttctttctctctttctttctctctctctttctttctctctttctttctctctttctttctctctttctttctctctttctttctctctttctttctctctttctttctcttctttctttctctctttctttctctctttctctctttctctctctctctctctctttctctctctctctctctttcttcctttcttcctttcttccttcctttctttctttctttcttcctttcttcctttcttcctttcctttcctccctctccttccttcctttcctttcctttcctttccctccctccctccttccctccctccctccctcctttctttccttccttccttcctttctttctttctcctactCTCCAAATGCAAGTGCATCCAGTTCTTGCTTGGTACCAGATGTCCTCTGCtgacatctttgttgccctttgCCAGGGTCACCCTGTCCATTCATCTCTGGATGtttcataaggttgccaactctgggttgggaaatacctggagcttttGGGGTTGGAggctgaggtaggtggagtttggggaggggaggaatttcAGTGGGATGTAATGTGAGAGAGTCTGCCCTctaaagcaatcattttctccagggaaattgatttcTATTGCcttgagatcagttataatagcaggagacctTCAGCcattacctggagactggcagccctacttttcAGGATTGTTTTTCTTTATcctgccatgctggctgggttgGGGTGGAAAAGGCTGGCTACACAGAGACGTTCAAGCACATCACATGTGCTATACTGGAGTAAAACAAATTGTTCTAGAGCCAGAATATGAAGTCCTTGATCTTCAGCCTACTTTAGCTTTTCACGCATTCTTGCAAACATTTTCTATTTCTAAACATAGTTTAAGAAGGTAACAGCATTAAAGTTGCTGAATACACAAAATACTTCCTGCAAAGTTAGTAGCAGGCGTACAAACGTTTAATGAAGTACAGTCTATTAGCAACCATGTTAGATACAGATTCCATGTCTCAAACTGGCACACGAACATGTAAGTGTGAATACACAAAAAAAGCGTGTGAAGCAGACCTATTGTCAGGCAATGTAACTTTCTCCTGAAACAAAATGCTTAGCAATATAGCTGCCATGTTTAAccactgttactaaccatgagagaGGCCTTGCATGTCAAGGTAGAATGTTACTAATGCTTGATGGGAACCCTTTCTCACAAATACTAACAAAGGCAGGAatttcccctttgaagataaagtgcctCCAGGGACAGGCTCTCCTGGCCATCTCCGGAAGAAAGACCGCAGAACTAAGATAAGGGGGAGTTACCGTGTGAATTTTCACACATAGGcacagcaatgtttagaattgtgtatcTGTTTAAGGAACCTTTGATGTAGTCTTCTTAAGTATGCCCTGCACTGTTACATGTTATCAGTCCCAATCTCCTGCTCAACtcatatggattatcaaataaagccttactTTGTATCTTTTCAAacgactggttactttgagatctgaTTGCCTGACACCTATGTGCATGTGTAAAGTGTAGTCAAGTAGCAGTCAACttttggtgaccccagcaaaggactttcaaggcaagtgagaagcagaggaggtttgccattgcttcctctgcagaattggtggtctcccaagtagctgccttccctcccaagcAGCTCTAGAAAGCCCTTCTCTTTCTTGCAATGCCGTCATGGAAGCTATTCAGGGAGATTCTTCACAgcctgggtgggtggggaggaagaatgaATTTTGTAACTTCTTGTAGAGGAGGTGCATAAGGATCTGCGGGTAAGGAATGGCCAAATGGAGCAGTCTCATTTAGTGCAGAAGGGCAAACTACAAGCTTTATTGTAGGGTCTCTGATCTTAGTCCAGTGTAAATTTGAATGATAGCCAAAGAAAGTTTTCCTGCTGTGTGCCTATTTTACAGTTGTCATGCAGTAGAGTTCTCATAGAACTCAGTCATTGTGGCAGGTGCATGATGTGCAGAATGCAGTGATAACATGGAATTAGGAATACTGGCCCTTCGTAATCCAACATGAGACGAAGCAATTCAaagacattagggtttgtagaatctttcaggctcaagtgcggtgttctactggagaaagttttccttccagacgtttcgttctcagctgcggagaacatcctcagtggcgttgcagccggagcaggcgctctgaccttcttggctgctgtgtattgagagcggtcagagcgcctgctccggctgcaacgccactgaggatgttctccgcagctgagaacgaaacgtctggaaggaaaactttctccagtagaacacggcacttgatcccgaaagattctacaaaccctaatgatgttaccagccgtgaaaacctaaaatctttgatAATTCAAAGACACATAAGTAAACTTATGCAGCGTTAAACTGAAATGAGGAAAAGGTAAATGTGCATAACTGTGCATAAAGATTTTAATTTTTATAGAAAGCCCTCGTTAAATTACATTGTGGCTATTGCTATGTGCCCCAAAACCATCTTCTCTTTTCAGTCTACTCTGTTCTGTGTTTCAAGAATGTGGTCAAAACCACTTCTGATTGAGCTTGCTTCAAGTTTCCACAGCAGCTACCCACATCTCCTTCTGCATTCCCACATGTAAAAAAAGATGGTCTTCCTTGGAACAGTGTGTTGCAAGTGAAGGTGCTGTCCCTTGTCTCAGCCTCTAGGTATCGTGGCGACAGGCTAGATAGCTAGATAGTCACGCTACCCCTTCCTTCCTGCGTGTCTATTCTTCTGCCGCTATCCCTTCgatgtgtagatttttttttctccgaGAACTTCCTTCCACTCACACTTTCTCACAATGCCCTTCTCCTTGCATGCACCAGGAGGGACAACATGCTGTCTGCTCTTGGCACCATGAGGCAGATGGTcctcttgccatctgcttccattTTTAGCTAGTAAGTTAGTACTCTGTCCTGTCTCTACTCTTTCCTAGCTAAAGTGTACTTCTCAAATAAAGAGAGTATTTCTCCTTTTAAACCTTCATCATGGCTCTGTAAGCTAAGTAACCTGGTTAAGTGATGCTCCTGCATTTGTAGCTTTATCTAGGTGCTCTGCTAACTGGTGGGAACTGGCCTAACTGTACCAGTTAATCCCAACACAGTGTTTACCTCTTTCTTACCTGGAATTAACACCCATCCTAGGAGACAAAAAGTCTTCAGTTTCCACATGGCTCTGCTTCTTCCCTCAAACTGGTGGGAGGTAATGCCACTCAAAAACCTCAGTGCCGCCTGACAAGATAGTAGGTTTTCAAAAATGGAAGGTAAGCTCCACCATTCGTTGGTCACATCTTTATGTTAAATGTGGGGAAAAGCAGAGCTGCAAGGCTATCTGCAGACACAGATAAGGAAGCCTTATCTTATGCAATCCTCTGTACTCACACCATTGCGGTTAGTTATTTCTGCTTTTATGAtaaaaaccagaaaaaaaaatatatccttGCTGGGTCAAGCTGTGGGTTCAGCTAGCATTCTCTTTCCAACTGAAGCCAACCCAAAGTCTCTGTGAAGCTTTAAAGGAAGACATGAagaccatgtagggttgccacctccaggctgggaaatatctggacacACTGGGGTAGGAGCCTGGAGATGGTAGGGTTTGCAgaaaggagggacttcagtggggtataataacaTAGAGTCccttttccaaagcagccattttcttcagaagaactgaaacctgtcatttggagatcagttgtaatcccaggaggtctccagccaccacctggagtggTTTAGTTCTCTAAGCAATTTTCA
This region of Heteronotia binoei isolate CCM8104 ecotype False Entrance Well chromosome 13, APGP_CSIRO_Hbin_v1, whole genome shotgun sequence genomic DNA includes:
- the LOC132581067 gene encoding CMRF35-like molecule 7 → MWKLKTFCLLGWVLIPGYWALTGPKEVMCHEGESLSVRCHYEKPFKQNTKFWCKGSVLTLCSSSLIKTSSEGLVANDRVSIRDNKEGQYFEITMDKLKCEDSDTYQCGIERRLFDDRHYIQVTVCPDPKQTATTEEVLTSTDIPASEESKEQEVYILIYCTIPLFLLLTGAAVVLLIVSRKKKKGLGWKRKKETKLQSMALAHTTGDNGREQNIPRHDLGTDGTGLYNNADVHPENNCEEFPSQEQSSGKTDEVSYATLNISDPQQQSVYANVGFLPSSEEVFYTEVAKRATE